A section of the Tamandua tetradactyla isolate mTamTet1 chromosome 4, mTamTet1.pri, whole genome shotgun sequence genome encodes:
- the ATP4B gene encoding potassium-transporting ATPase subunit beta → MAALQEKKTCSQRMEEFQHYCWNPDTGQMLGRTLSRWVWISLYYVAFYVVMTGLFALCIYTLMWTIDPYTPDYQDQLKSPGVTLRPDVYGEKGLEIFYNVSDNRTWTDLTHTLHEFLTAYSPAAQEANINCTSEKYFFQESFQAPNHTKFSCKFTADMLQNCSGLPDPNFGFEDGKPCFIIKMNRIVRFLPSNGTAPRVDCTFLDKDHRDVQALEVEYYPPNGTFSLHYFPYYGNKAQPHYSNPLVAAKFLNIPKNTEVVIVCKILAEYVTFNNPHDPYEGKVEFKLKIQK, encoded by the exons ATGGCAGctttacaagaaaaaaagacCTGCAGCCAGAGGATGGAAGAATTCCAGCACTACTGCTGGAACCCGGACACGGGGCAGATGCTGGGACGGACTCTGTCTAGATGGG TGTGGATCAGCCTCTACTATGTGGCTTTCTACGTGGTCATGACAGGCCTCTTCGCCCTGTGCATTTACACGCTTATGTGGACAATCGACCCATACACACCAGACTATCAAGATCAATTAAAGTCACCAG GAGTGACCCTAAGACCAGATGTTTATGGGGAAAAGGGCCTGGAGATTTTCTACAATGTTTCGGACAACAGAACCTGGACAGACCTGACACATACCCTTCATGAGTTCCTGACGG CTTATTCTCCAGCAGCCCAAGAGGCCAACATAAACTGCACTTCTGAGAAATACTTCTTCCAGGAAAGTTTTCAGGCTCCAAACCACACCAAGTTCTCCTGCAAGTTCACGGCGGATATGCTGCAAAACTGCTCGGGACTGCCAGATCCTAATTTTGGATTTGAAGACGGAAAACCATgctttattattaaaatgaatagg ATCGTCAGATTTCTCCCCAGCAACGGTACTGCTCCCAGGGTGGACTGCACATTCCTG GATAAGGACCACAGAGATGTCCAAGCCCTGGAGGTCGAATACTACCCACCCAATGGCACCTTCAGTCTACACTACTTCCCTTACTATGGGAACAAAGCTCAG CCCCACTATAGCAACCCTTTGGTTGCAGCAAAATTTCTCAATATCCCCAAGAATACAGAAGTTGTCATCGTGTGCAAAATCCTTGCAGAATATGTTACCTTCAACAATCCCCATGACCCATATGAAGGAAAAGTGGAGTTCAAACTTAAAATTCAGAAGTAA